One Vigna unguiculata cultivar IT97K-499-35 chromosome 11, ASM411807v1, whole genome shotgun sequence DNA window includes the following coding sequences:
- the LOC114170111 gene encoding S-protein homolog 5-like, protein MATYDPATSTNSTTETLSEEEPKRSPDGLFLFTVHMLIVNKLGHGTPLTLHCKSKNDDLQVHVIQYDQSFRWKFRPNFWGTTLFYCYFWWSGGRGAYDIYKDRRDHDRCTHNCDWYVTKEGVEGYTEENKNYGKKRRRDILFKWDETDKLTKGGEV, encoded by the coding sequence ATGGCTACCTATGATCCTGCTACATCCACAAACTCTACCACAGAGACATTATCAGAAGAAGAACCCAAACGCTCTCCCGATGGATTGTTCTTGTTCAccgtacatatgcttatagtgAACAAGCTTGGTCACGGCACACCTCTCACTCTTCATTGCAAATCCAAAAACGATGATCTTCAGGTTCATGTCATTCAATATGACCAAAGTTTCAGGTGGAAATTCCGACCTAATTTTTGGGGAACAACGTTGTTCTACTGTTACTTTTGGTGGAGTGGGGGAAGAGGGGCTTATGATATCTACAAGGATCGGAGGGATCATGATAGGTGCACTCATAACTGTGATTGGTATGTCACCAAAGAAGGTGTAGAAGGTTACACAGAAGAGAATAAGAATTATGGCAAAAAACGTAGACGAGACATATTGTTCAAGTGGGACGAAACAGACAAACTTACTAAGGGTGGAGAAGTATAG
- the LOC114168520 gene encoding myb family transcription factor APL-like isoform X1: MERMFPPKKPSTMNSHDRPMCVQGDSGLVLTTDPKPRLRWTVELHERFVDAVAQLGGPDKATPKTIMRVMGVKGLTLYHLKSHLQKFRLGKQPHKDFNEHSIKEGMRASALELQRNIGSSSAMIGRNMNEMQMEVQRRLHEQLEVQKNLQLRIEAQGKYMQSILEKAYHTLAGENMGTGMKGMGGGQGSSSDMGVMKEFCSLNYPSFQDLNLYGGGGGENLEGFMASNTESVFEGKKRICSYSGSGKSPLIWSDDLRLQDLGTTSSCISPEEEDPFKGDHNKVQISAPSMDSDPMSEIYDTKPLMVHGESVGNNSHKKFEGSMKLEKPSPQRSPLQPERNNSPMINATSMAQGF, encoded by the exons ATGGAAAGAATGTTCCCTCCAAAGAAGCCTTCTACTATGAATTCCCATGACAGACCCATGTGTGTTCAAGGAGACTCAGGCCTTGTCCTCACCACAGACCCTAAACCTCGTCTTCGTTGGACTGTTGAACTCCATGAACGCTTTGTTGATGCTGTTGCTCAGCTTGGAGGACCTGACA AGGCCACTCCTAAGACAATCATGAGGGTTATGGGTGTGAAGGGTCTCACTCTTTATCATCTCAAGAGTCACCTTCAG AAATTCAGACTTGGAAAACAGCCCCACAAGGATTTCAATGAACACTCTATTAAGGAAGGCATGAGAG CTTCTGCTTTAGAACTTCAACGAAATATTGGCTCCTCTTCCGCCATGATTGGTCGCAACATGAACGA GATGCAAATGGAAGTGCAAAGAAGACTGCATGAACAACTAGAG GTTCAGAAAAACCTTCAACTGAGGATTGAGGCACAGGGAAAATACATGCAAAGCATATTGGAGAAGGCTTATCACACACTTGCAGGTGAAAACATGGGCACAGGCATGAAGGGTATGGGAGGAGGTCAAGGAAGCAGCAGTGACATGGGTGTGATGAAGGAGTTCTGTTCTCTGAATTACCCTTCTTTTCAAGATCTGAACTtgtatggtggtggtggtggtgaaaACCTTGAAGGGTTCATGGCATCAAACACTGAGAGTGTTTTTGAGGGAAAGAAGAGGATTTGCAGCTACAGTGGAAGTGGGAAGAGTCCATTGATTTGGAGTGATGATCTGAGGCTTCAAGATTTGGGAACAACTTCATCATGCATCAGCCCTGAAGAGGAGGACCCTTTCAAAGGGGATCACAATAAGGTTCAGATTTCAGCACCATCAATGGATAGTGACCCCATGTCAGAGATCTATGACACAAAGCCATTGATGGTGCATGGAGAGAGTGTAGGTAACAATAGTCACAAGAAATTTGAAGGTTCTATGAAGCTAGAAAAGCCATCACCACAAAGATCACCACTTCAACCAGAAAGGAATAACAGTCCTATGATCAATGCTACTTCCATGGCACAAG GGTTTTGA
- the LOC114168520 gene encoding myb family transcription factor APL-like isoform X2, whose protein sequence is MERMFPPKKPSTMNSHDRPMCVQGDSGLVLTTDPKPRLRWTVELHERFVDAVAQLGGPDKATPKTIMRVMGVKGLTLYHLKSHLQKFRLGKQPHKDFNEHSIKEGMRASALELQRNIGSSSAMIGRNMNEMQMEVQRRLHEQLEKNLQLRIEAQGKYMQSILEKAYHTLAGENMGTGMKGMGGGQGSSSDMGVMKEFCSLNYPSFQDLNLYGGGGGENLEGFMASNTESVFEGKKRICSYSGSGKSPLIWSDDLRLQDLGTTSSCISPEEEDPFKGDHNKVQISAPSMDSDPMSEIYDTKPLMVHGESVGNNSHKKFEGSMKLEKPSPQRSPLQPERNNSPMINATSMAQGF, encoded by the exons ATGGAAAGAATGTTCCCTCCAAAGAAGCCTTCTACTATGAATTCCCATGACAGACCCATGTGTGTTCAAGGAGACTCAGGCCTTGTCCTCACCACAGACCCTAAACCTCGTCTTCGTTGGACTGTTGAACTCCATGAACGCTTTGTTGATGCTGTTGCTCAGCTTGGAGGACCTGACA AGGCCACTCCTAAGACAATCATGAGGGTTATGGGTGTGAAGGGTCTCACTCTTTATCATCTCAAGAGTCACCTTCAG AAATTCAGACTTGGAAAACAGCCCCACAAGGATTTCAATGAACACTCTATTAAGGAAGGCATGAGAG CTTCTGCTTTAGAACTTCAACGAAATATTGGCTCCTCTTCCGCCATGATTGGTCGCAACATGAACGA GATGCAAATGGAAGTGCAAAGAAGACTGCATGAACAACTAGAG AAAAACCTTCAACTGAGGATTGAGGCACAGGGAAAATACATGCAAAGCATATTGGAGAAGGCTTATCACACACTTGCAGGTGAAAACATGGGCACAGGCATGAAGGGTATGGGAGGAGGTCAAGGAAGCAGCAGTGACATGGGTGTGATGAAGGAGTTCTGTTCTCTGAATTACCCTTCTTTTCAAGATCTGAACTtgtatggtggtggtggtggtgaaaACCTTGAAGGGTTCATGGCATCAAACACTGAGAGTGTTTTTGAGGGAAAGAAGAGGATTTGCAGCTACAGTGGAAGTGGGAAGAGTCCATTGATTTGGAGTGATGATCTGAGGCTTCAAGATTTGGGAACAACTTCATCATGCATCAGCCCTGAAGAGGAGGACCCTTTCAAAGGGGATCACAATAAGGTTCAGATTTCAGCACCATCAATGGATAGTGACCCCATGTCAGAGATCTATGACACAAAGCCATTGATGGTGCATGGAGAGAGTGTAGGTAACAATAGTCACAAGAAATTTGAAGGTTCTATGAAGCTAGAAAAGCCATCACCACAAAGATCACCACTTCAACCAGAAAGGAATAACAGTCCTATGATCAATGCTACTTCCATGGCACAAG GGTTTTGA